The following are encoded together in the Carassius auratus strain Wakin chromosome 34, ASM336829v1, whole genome shotgun sequence genome:
- the LOC113053126 gene encoding 60S ribosomal protein L8-like isoform X1, translating to MLWPQAPATMGRVIRGQRKGAGSVFKAHVKHRKGAAKLRHIDFAERHGYIKGIVKDIIHDPGRGAPLAKVMFRDPYRFKKRTELFIAAEGIHTGQFIYCGKKAQLNIGNVLPVGTMPEGTIVCCLEEKPGDRGKLARASGNYATVISHNPDTKKSRVKLPSGSKKVISSANRAVVGVVAGGGRIDKPILKAGRAYHKYKAKRNCWPRVRGVAMNPVEHPFGGGNHQHIGKPSTIRRDAPAGRKVGLIAARRTGRLRGTKTVQDKEN from the exons ATGTTGTGGCCTCAAGCGCCG GCCACAATGGGACGTGTGATCAGGGGTCAGAGAAAAGGTGCGGGCTCCGTCTTCAAAGCCCATGTCAAGCACAGAAAAGGTGCTGCTAAACTCCGTCACATTGACTTTGCTGAACGCCATGGCTACATCAAGGGGATTGTGAAG GACATCATTCACGACCCTGGCAGAGGAGCTCCTTTGGCTAAGGTGATGTTTCGTGACCCTTACCGCTTCAAGAAGAGGACCGAATTGTTCATTGCTGCTGAAGGCATCCACACTGGCCAGTTCATCTACTGTGGCAAGAAAG CCCAGCTGAATATTGGCAATGTACTCCCCGTTGGCACTATGCCTGAGGGCACCATTGTCTGCTGTCTGGAGGAGAAACCCGGAGATAGAGGCAAACTCGCCCGTGCATCCGGAAACTACGCCACAGTCATCTCCCATAACCCAGACACCAAGAAATCCAGAGTCAAGCTTCCATCTGGATCCAAAAAAGTAATCTCTTCTGCAAACAGAGCTGTTGTTG GTGTTGTTGCTGGTGGTGGTCGTATTGATAAACCCATCCTGAAGGCAGGACGTGCGTACCACAAGTACAAGGCCAAGAGGAACTGCTGGCCTCGTGTCCGTGGTGTGGCTATGAAC CCTGTTGAGCATCCCTTCGGTGGTGGTAACCATCAGCATATTGGCAAGCCCTCAACAATCAGGAGGGACGCGCCCGCTGGACGCAAGGTCGGTCTCATTGCTGCCCGTCGTACTGGCAGACTGCGTGGAACAAAGACCGTCCAGGACAAGGAAAACTAA
- the LOC113053126 gene encoding 60S ribosomal protein L8-like isoform X2 codes for MGRVIRGQRKGAGSVFKAHVKHRKGAAKLRHIDFAERHGYIKGIVKDIIHDPGRGAPLAKVMFRDPYRFKKRTELFIAAEGIHTGQFIYCGKKAQLNIGNVLPVGTMPEGTIVCCLEEKPGDRGKLARASGNYATVISHNPDTKKSRVKLPSGSKKVISSANRAVVGVVAGGGRIDKPILKAGRAYHKYKAKRNCWPRVRGVAMNPVEHPFGGGNHQHIGKPSTIRRDAPAGRKVGLIAARRTGRLRGTKTVQDKEN; via the exons ATGGGACGTGTGATCAGGGGTCAGAGAAAAGGTGCGGGCTCCGTCTTCAAAGCCCATGTCAAGCACAGAAAAGGTGCTGCTAAACTCCGTCACATTGACTTTGCTGAACGCCATGGCTACATCAAGGGGATTGTGAAG GACATCATTCACGACCCTGGCAGAGGAGCTCCTTTGGCTAAGGTGATGTTTCGTGACCCTTACCGCTTCAAGAAGAGGACCGAATTGTTCATTGCTGCTGAAGGCATCCACACTGGCCAGTTCATCTACTGTGGCAAGAAAG CCCAGCTGAATATTGGCAATGTACTCCCCGTTGGCACTATGCCTGAGGGCACCATTGTCTGCTGTCTGGAGGAGAAACCCGGAGATAGAGGCAAACTCGCCCGTGCATCCGGAAACTACGCCACAGTCATCTCCCATAACCCAGACACCAAGAAATCCAGAGTCAAGCTTCCATCTGGATCCAAAAAAGTAATCTCTTCTGCAAACAGAGCTGTTGTTG GTGTTGTTGCTGGTGGTGGTCGTATTGATAAACCCATCCTGAAGGCAGGACGTGCGTACCACAAGTACAAGGCCAAGAGGAACTGCTGGCCTCGTGTCCGTGGTGTGGCTATGAAC CCTGTTGAGCATCCCTTCGGTGGTGGTAACCATCAGCATATTGGCAAGCCCTCAACAATCAGGAGGGACGCGCCCGCTGGACGCAAGGTCGGTCTCATTGCTGCCCGTCGTACTGGCAGACTGCGTGGAACAAAGACCGTCCAGGACAAGGAAAACTAA